Proteins co-encoded in one Cytophaga hutchinsonii ATCC 33406 genomic window:
- a CDS encoding DEAD/DEAH box helicase, producing the protein MKFESYDLAPGIKKSLAEAGFNRPTDIQFKSIPPILAGEDVLAIAQTGTGKTAAFVIPVLNTLINVKKSEHTDISCLVMAPTRELAVQISEVFKKIGAYTRLRTVCITGGVEQEAQIAAADYGIDILVATPGRMFDLIYQKHIKITRVKILVLDEADHMLDLGFIKDIQDVKKFLPARHQTLFFSATINEEIKKLAYSLVKNPIRIQIAPKDRVSKNITHSVAFIGMDDKRFFLERLLKEHPESKVIVFVRTQVRADRVQAAMERVGLKSVTMHGGKEQQARDAAMDAFKNGTVHVLIATDISARGIDIAGVEYVVNYDMPEVAENYVHRVGRTGRGVSKGFAISFCSMEEKPVLDEVEEFLGKEINVIEITGKDYDATLDLTEDVNDNWKALLKEADAETTKKYVPKKKKKK; encoded by the coding sequence ATGAAATTTGAAAGTTACGACCTTGCACCGGGCATTAAGAAAAGTTTAGCAGAAGCTGGTTTCAATCGCCCGACAGATATACAGTTTAAATCTATCCCGCCTATTCTGGCAGGAGAAGATGTATTGGCGATTGCACAGACAGGTACGGGTAAAACCGCTGCATTTGTTATTCCTGTTTTAAATACACTTATCAACGTTAAAAAATCGGAGCATACAGACATATCCTGTCTGGTAATGGCGCCTACGCGGGAACTTGCTGTTCAGATCTCTGAGGTTTTTAAAAAAATAGGAGCGTATACACGCTTACGTACGGTATGCATCACAGGTGGTGTAGAGCAGGAAGCACAGATTGCAGCAGCGGATTATGGCATTGATATTTTAGTGGCCACGCCGGGAAGGATGTTTGATTTGATCTATCAGAAACATATTAAAATCACCAGGGTTAAAATATTAGTATTGGATGAAGCCGATCACATGCTTGATCTGGGTTTTATAAAAGACATTCAGGATGTGAAGAAATTTCTTCCGGCCAGACATCAGACATTATTTTTCTCTGCAACCATTAACGAAGAGATAAAAAAACTTGCTTATTCACTCGTTAAGAATCCGATCCGCATTCAGATTGCTCCTAAAGACCGTGTATCAAAAAACATTACCCATTCGGTAGCTTTTATTGGTATGGATGATAAACGTTTTTTCTTAGAGCGTTTATTGAAAGAACATCCTGAAAGCAAGGTAATTGTTTTTGTGCGTACACAAGTTCGTGCAGACCGTGTACAGGCTGCTATGGAACGTGTTGGCTTAAAATCAGTAACCATGCATGGCGGTAAAGAACAGCAGGCACGGGATGCTGCTATGGACGCATTTAAAAACGGAACTGTACATGTTTTGATTGCAACAGATATCAGTGCACGAGGGATTGATATTGCCGGAGTAGAATATGTTGTAAATTATGACATGCCTGAAGTGGCTGAAAATTATGTACATAGAGTAGGCCGTACGGGCAGGGGCGTTTCTAAAGGTTTTGCAATATCCTTTTGCAGCATGGAAGAAAAACCTGTACTGGATGAGGTAGAAGAATTTTTAGGAAAAGAAATCAATGTGATTGAGATTACAGGTAAAGACTATGATGCAACCTTAGATCTGACAGAGGATGTGAACGATAACTGGAAAGCATTGTTAAAGGAAGCTGACGCAGAAACAACTAAAAAGTATGTTCCTAAAAAGAAAAAGAAAAAATAA
- a CDS encoding serine O-acetyltransferase, producing MMKENINTQSLIDLLRKTHHAEWEATPSAHDAITWLGDLVQFLFPSNHLPKQSSYEGILKKNQIDLENILLSYVEAHKLNIEQAVSSFYNGLGNLYQNLREDASKINEFDPAATSVNEVIVSYPGFYAITVYRIAHKLAELNIPILPRILSEYAHGKTGIDIHPNASIDVPFVIDHGTGIVIGATSVIGKNVCIYQGVTLGALHVSKIMAEIKRHPTVEDNVVIYARTTILGGNTVIGKNSIIGGSVFITKSIEPDSQVFNTHQLRISNIHARTFDENRGVVLKKQS from the coding sequence ATGATGAAAGAAAATATAAATACACAATCACTGATCGATTTACTTCGAAAAACGCATCATGCAGAATGGGAAGCCACCCCTTCTGCACACGATGCCATTACCTGGTTAGGCGACCTGGTACAATTTTTATTTCCCAGTAATCATTTACCCAAACAGTCTTCATATGAAGGCATATTAAAAAAGAACCAGATCGACCTGGAAAATATTCTGCTGAGTTATGTAGAAGCACACAAGCTTAATATCGAACAGGCTGTTTCCAGTTTTTACAATGGCTTAGGTAACCTATATCAGAATCTGCGGGAAGATGCTTCAAAGATCAACGAATTTGATCCGGCTGCAACCAGCGTCAATGAAGTGATTGTGTCCTATCCTGGGTTTTATGCCATTACGGTTTACCGGATCGCACATAAGCTGGCAGAATTGAATATTCCTATTCTCCCGCGCATTCTCAGTGAATATGCACATGGAAAAACAGGTATTGATATTCACCCCAACGCAAGCATAGATGTCCCGTTTGTGATTGATCACGGAACGGGAATTGTTATCGGGGCAACAAGTGTGATCGGTAAAAATGTATGTATTTACCAGGGTGTAACTCTTGGTGCGCTGCACGTATCCAAAATTATGGCCGAGATCAAAAGACACCCTACCGTTGAAGATAACGTAGTGATTTATGCACGTACTACCATTCTGGGGGGAAACACCGTAATCGGAAAGAACAGCATTATAGGCGGAAGTGTTTTTATAACCAAAAGCATTGAACCGGATTCACAGGTATTTAATACGCACCAGCTGCGCATCAGTAATATCCATGCACGTACATTTGATGAAAACAGAGGAGTAGTATTAAAAAAGCAATCCTGA
- a CDS encoding bestrophin family protein, whose protein sequence is MIVKFRFVPKDVFEVSKNNITYSLTIVFFAVVLKVTNYYNDWGVPVSITAVLGTALSILLGFSNSQAYDRWWEARKIWGSIVNDSRSFAKQVISFIQFEDDNHHHATKEIRKKIIYRHLAFINALRMQLREESDAEKMTAALSPFLSEEEYNTVRGCSNVATQLIKNQAADIRKMYDRKLLNEYMFVQMDQSLNHFYTYQGQAERIKKTPFLPTYHFFSKVFLYFFITLLPFSLLSGVDKAATTWMMLPITVLIGWVFHMIYMNGHVYAYPFDNTPFDTPMTAICNTIEIDLKEMIGDDSIPVKMTPTRGILM, encoded by the coding sequence ATGATCGTTAAATTTAGATTTGTTCCTAAAGATGTTTTTGAAGTATCTAAGAACAATATTACTTATTCATTAACAATTGTTTTTTTTGCTGTTGTGCTTAAAGTTACAAACTACTACAATGATTGGGGGGTACCCGTTTCAATTACAGCTGTATTGGGTACCGCACTATCTATTTTACTTGGTTTCTCGAATAGTCAGGCTTACGACCGCTGGTGGGAAGCGCGGAAGATCTGGGGAAGTATTGTAAATGACAGCCGCTCGTTTGCAAAGCAGGTTATTTCTTTTATTCAGTTTGAAGATGACAATCACCATCACGCAACAAAGGAGATCCGGAAAAAAATAATTTACAGACACCTCGCATTTATCAATGCATTAAGAATGCAGCTGAGAGAAGAATCTGATGCAGAAAAAATGACTGCTGCATTGAGCCCGTTTTTATCAGAAGAAGAATACAATACGGTAAGAGGGTGCAGCAATGTTGCTACACAGCTTATAAAAAATCAGGCAGCAGATATACGTAAAATGTACGATCGTAAATTGCTGAATGAATATATGTTTGTTCAGATGGATCAAAGCCTGAACCATTTTTACACCTATCAGGGGCAGGCAGAACGGATCAAAAAAACGCCTTTTCTTCCAACCTATCATTTCTTTTCAAAAGTGTTCCTGTATTTTTTTATTACACTGCTGCCTTTTAGCTTATTATCTGGTGTAGACAAAGCTGCAACCACCTGGATGATGCTGCCTATTACCGTGCTTATCGGCTGGGTATTTCACATGATCTATATGAACGGACATGTATATGCGTATCCGTTTGATAATACACCGTTTGATACGCCTATGACTGCGATTTGCAATACCATAGAAATTGATTTAAAGGAGATGATTGGTGATGATTCTATCCCGGTGAAAATGACCCCCACCAGAGGTATTCTGATGTAA